One window of Burkholderia thailandensis E264 genomic DNA carries:
- the cmK gene encoding cytidylate kinase CmK translates to MKSTRPFHPTPVITIDGPTASGKGTVAALVAAHLGFHLLDSGALYRLAALASIRYQVEPNDADALAKLVDGLHITFREGCAQLDGVDVSDEIRAEAVGNRASAIAVHAPVRAALVARQRAFRKTPGLVADGRDMGTVIFPDAVLKVFLTASVEARAARRHKQLMQKGFSANMDNLLQDLRERDARDSNRAAAPLKPAADAKPLDTSALTIEQSVEQVLAWYRELGQPA, encoded by the coding sequence ATGAAATCGACCCGACCTTTTCACCCGACCCCAGTTATCACGATCGACGGCCCGACGGCGTCCGGCAAGGGCACCGTCGCGGCGCTCGTCGCCGCGCACCTCGGCTTTCACCTGCTCGACAGCGGCGCGCTGTACCGGCTTGCGGCACTCGCGAGTATCCGCTATCAGGTCGAGCCGAACGACGCGGACGCGCTCGCGAAGCTGGTCGACGGCCTGCACATCACGTTCCGCGAGGGCTGCGCGCAGCTCGACGGCGTCGACGTGTCCGACGAGATCCGCGCCGAGGCGGTCGGCAACCGGGCGTCGGCGATCGCCGTCCACGCGCCGGTGCGCGCGGCGCTCGTCGCGCGGCAGCGCGCGTTCCGCAAGACGCCCGGGCTCGTCGCGGACGGTCGCGACATGGGGACGGTGATCTTTCCCGACGCGGTGCTGAAGGTGTTCCTGACGGCGAGCGTCGAGGCGCGCGCCGCGCGTCGGCATAAGCAATTGATGCAAAAAGGTTTTTCTGCTAATATGGATAACTTGCTCCAGGATTTGCGGGAGCGCGACGCGCGCGACAGCAATCGCGCGGCCGCGCCGCTCAAGCCTGCGGCAGACGCCAAGCCCCTCGACACATCAGCCTTGACGATCGAGCAATCGGTCGAACAGGTGCTCGCGTGGTACCGGGAACTCGGCCAGCCCGCCTGA
- the rpsA gene encoding 30S ribosomal protein S1, translating to MSDLQTSNPNTESFAALFEESLTRQDMRAGEVISAEVVRVDHNFVVVNAGLKSEAYIPIEEFLNDQGEVEVQAGDFVSVAIDALENGYGDTILSRDKAKRLASWLSLEKALDNNELVTGTITGKVKGGMTVMVNGIRAFLPGSLVDTRPVKDTTPYEGKTLEFRVIKLDRKRNNVVLSRRAVIEATQGEERAKLLETLKEGAIVNGVVKNITDYGAFVDLGGIDGLLHITDIAWRRVRHPSEVLSVGQEVTAKILKFDQEKNRVSLGIKQLGDDPWEGISRRYPSGTRLFGKVTNITDYGAFVEVESGIEGLVHVSEMDWTNKNVAPSKVVQLGDEVEVMVLEIDEDRRRISLGMKQCKPNPWDDFSRNFKKGDKITGAIKSITDFGVFIGLPGGIDGLVHLSDLSWSEAGEEAVRKYKKGDEVEAIVLGIDVEKERISLGIKQLEGDPFSNYVAMNDKGSIVDGVVKSVDAKGAVITLTPDVEGYLRASEISQDRVEDARNVLKEGEKVNAMVINIDRKSRGINLSIKAKDSAEQQEAMRGLQADSSAAATGTTNLGALLKAKLDGQNQ from the coding sequence ATGTCCGACCTGCAAACCTCCAACCCGAATACCGAATCCTTTGCGGCTCTGTTCGAAGAGTCGCTGACCCGCCAAGACATGCGCGCCGGCGAAGTGATCTCCGCCGAAGTCGTGCGTGTCGACCACAACTTCGTGGTCGTCAATGCCGGCCTGAAGTCCGAGGCCTACATTCCGATCGAGGAATTCCTGAACGATCAGGGCGAGGTTGAGGTTCAGGCGGGCGATTTCGTTTCCGTCGCGATCGACGCGCTGGAAAACGGCTACGGCGACACGATCCTGTCGCGCGACAAGGCGAAGCGTCTGGCTTCGTGGCTGTCGCTGGAAAAGGCGCTCGACAACAACGAACTCGTCACGGGCACGATCACCGGCAAGGTGAAGGGCGGCATGACGGTGATGGTCAACGGCATCCGCGCGTTCCTGCCGGGCTCGCTCGTCGACACGCGTCCCGTCAAGGACACGACCCCGTACGAAGGCAAGACGCTCGAGTTCCGCGTGATCAAGCTCGACCGCAAGCGCAACAACGTCGTGCTGTCGCGCCGCGCGGTGATCGAAGCCACGCAAGGCGAAGAGCGCGCGAAGCTGCTCGAGACGCTCAAGGAAGGCGCGATCGTCAACGGCGTGGTCAAGAACATCACCGATTACGGCGCGTTCGTGGATCTGGGCGGCATCGACGGCCTGCTGCACATCACCGACATCGCATGGCGCCGCGTGCGTCACCCGAGCGAAGTCCTCTCGGTCGGCCAGGAAGTCACCGCGAAGATCCTCAAGTTCGACCAAGAGAAGAACCGCGTGTCGCTCGGCATCAAGCAACTGGGCGACGATCCGTGGGAAGGCATCTCGCGCCGCTACCCGTCGGGCACGCGCCTGTTCGGCAAGGTCACGAACATCACCGACTACGGCGCGTTCGTCGAAGTGGAATCGGGCATCGAAGGCCTCGTCCACGTGTCGGAAATGGACTGGACGAACAAGAACGTCGCTCCGTCGAAGGTCGTTCAGCTCGGTGACGAAGTCGAAGTCATGGTGCTCGAGATCGACGAAGACCGTCGTCGTATCAGCCTCGGCATGAAGCAGTGCAAGCCGAATCCGTGGGACGACTTCAGCCGCAACTTCAAGAAGGGCGACAAGATCACGGGCGCGATCAAGTCGATCACCGACTTCGGCGTGTTCATCGGCCTGCCGGGCGGCATCGACGGCCTCGTCCACCTGTCGGACCTGTCGTGGAGCGAAGCCGGCGAGGAAGCCGTTCGCAAGTACAAGAAGGGCGATGAAGTCGAGGCGATCGTGCTCGGCATCGACGTCGAGAAGGAACGCATTTCGCTCGGCATCAAGCAGCTCGAAGGCGATCCGTTCAGCAACTACGTCGCGATGAACGACAAGGGTTCGATCGTCGACGGCGTCGTGAAGTCGGTCGATGCGAAGGGCGCGGTCATCACGCTGACGCCGGACGTCGAAGGCTACCTGCGTGCGTCGGAAATCTCGCAGGATCGCGTCGAAGACGCGCGCAACGTGCTGAAGGAAGGCGAGAAGGTCAACGCGATGGTGATCAACATCGATCGCAAGTCGCGCGGCATCAACCTGTCGATCAAGGCGAAGGATTCGGCCGAGCAGCAGGAAGCGATGCGCGGCCTGCAAGCCGATTCGAGCGCCGCTGCGACGGGCACGACCAACCTCGGCGCGCTGCTGAAGGCGAAGCTCGACGGCCAGAACCAGTAA
- a CDS encoding integration host factor subunit beta, whose protein sequence is MTKSELVAQLASRFPQLVLKDADFAVKTMLDAMSDALSKGHRIEIRGFGSFGLNRRPARVGRNPKSGEKVQVPEKHVPHFKPGKELRERVDGRAGEPLKNDEPEDGQ, encoded by the coding sequence ATGACCAAATCCGAGTTGGTCGCCCAGCTGGCATCGCGATTTCCGCAGCTCGTGTTGAAGGATGCGGATTTCGCGGTGAAAACGATGCTCGATGCGATGTCCGACGCGTTGTCGAAAGGGCATCGCATCGAAATTCGCGGCTTCGGCAGCTTCGGTCTGAACCGTCGCCCGGCGCGCGTCGGGCGCAATCCGAAGTCGGGGGAGAAGGTGCAGGTGCCCGAGAAGCACGTGCCGCACTTCAAGCCCGGCAAGGAATTGCGTGAGCGTGTCGACGGCCGCGCCGGCGAACCGTTGAAGAACGACGAGCCGGAAGACGGCCAGTGA
- a CDS encoding LapA family protein, translating into MKFIVWLIRVLVFVLLLVLALANTQSATLNFLAGYNWQAPLILIGLAFFGVGLIAGLLSALPAIFRMRMENGRLKRDLRAVRENPAVVDQPPMPPVI; encoded by the coding sequence ATGAAGTTCATCGTCTGGTTGATCCGTGTGCTGGTGTTCGTGCTGTTGCTCGTGCTTGCGTTGGCCAATACGCAAAGCGCGACGCTGAATTTCCTCGCCGGCTACAACTGGCAGGCTCCGCTGATCCTGATCGGTCTCGCGTTTTTCGGCGTCGGGCTGATCGCGGGTTTGCTGTCGGCGCTGCCCGCGATCTTCCGGATGCGGATGGAGAACGGCCGCCTGAAGCGCGACTTGCGCGCCGTGCGCGAGAACCCGGCCGTCGTCGACCAGCCGCCGATGCCGCCCGTCATTTAA
- the lapB gene encoding lipopolysaccharide assembly protein LapB, whose protein sequence is MDLDFWWLLAIPVAFALGWMASRYDLNKLLSESANLPRSYFRGLNFLLNEQPDKAIDAFIEVAKLDPETVELHFALGNLFRRRGETDRAIRVHQNLLSRNDLPVNERDHALFELGQDFLKAGLLDRAEEAFHKLSEGDYALDAQRALLTIYEIEKDWIKSIDTATRIESMGAPRLATEISQFHCELAQDALQRKSAELAAEHLRDALAVNPQNARAAILSGDAAAAAGDHRAAIEHWRRIETQNPAYLPLVADKLMKSYTALDRAAEGAELLTGYAQRYPSNDLLDVVYQYVAQLRGNDVAHALARSQMEKAPNLSGMLHLLDAQIAAADEPRRAELEMMRALVKQRTKNLPRYTCQNCGFRARLFYWQCPGCSGWETYAPRRVEPAVA, encoded by the coding sequence ATGGATCTTGATTTTTGGTGGCTGCTCGCCATTCCCGTCGCGTTCGCGCTCGGCTGGATGGCGTCGCGCTACGACCTCAACAAGCTGCTGTCCGAGAGCGCGAACCTGCCGCGCTCTTATTTCCGCGGCCTGAATTTCCTGCTGAACGAACAGCCGGACAAAGCGATCGACGCGTTCATCGAAGTCGCGAAGCTCGATCCCGAAACGGTGGAGCTGCACTTCGCGCTCGGCAACCTGTTTCGCCGCCGCGGCGAGACGGACCGCGCGATCCGCGTCCATCAGAACCTCCTGAGCCGCAACGATCTGCCCGTGAACGAGCGCGACCACGCGCTCTTCGAACTCGGGCAGGACTTCCTGAAGGCGGGCCTGCTCGACCGCGCGGAAGAGGCGTTCCACAAGCTCTCCGAAGGCGACTACGCGCTCGACGCGCAGCGCGCGCTTCTCACGATCTACGAGATCGAGAAGGACTGGATCAAATCGATCGACACCGCGACGCGGATTGAATCGATGGGCGCGCCGCGTCTTGCGACGGAGATCTCGCAGTTCCATTGCGAGCTTGCGCAGGACGCGCTGCAGCGCAAGAGCGCCGAACTCGCGGCCGAGCATCTGCGCGACGCGCTCGCGGTGAATCCGCAGAATGCGCGCGCGGCGATCCTGTCGGGCGATGCGGCCGCGGCGGCGGGCGACCATCGCGCGGCGATCGAGCACTGGCGGCGGATCGAAACGCAGAATCCCGCATACCTGCCGCTCGTCGCCGACAAGCTGATGAAGTCGTATACGGCGCTCGATCGGGCGGCCGAAGGCGCCGAACTGCTGACGGGGTATGCGCAGCGCTATCCGTCGAACGATCTGCTCGACGTCGTCTATCAGTACGTCGCGCAGCTGCGCGGCAACGACGTCGCGCATGCGCTCGCGCGCTCGCAGATGGAAAAGGCGCCGAACCTCTCCGGCATGCTGCACCTGCTCGACGCGCAGATCGCCGCGGCCGACGAGCCGCGCCGCGCGGAGCTCGAGATGATGCGCGCGCTCGTCAAGCAGCGCACCAAGAATCTGCCACGATATACGTGCCAGAATTGCGGTTTCCGGGCGCGCCTCTTCTATTGGCAGTGCCCCGGATGCAGCGGATGGGAAACCTATGCGCCGCGGCGCGTCGAACCCGCCGTTGCGTAA
- a CDS encoding UDP-glucose dehydrogenase family protein — MKITIIGTGYVGLVTGACLAEIGHDVFCLDVDPRKIDILNNGGMPIHEPGLQEIIARTRAAGRITFSTDVAASVAHGEIQFIAVGTPPDEDGSADLQYVLEAARNIGRHMTGYKVIVDKSTVPVGTAQRVRAVVDEVLAARGLEGSAEHRFSVVSNPEFLKEGAAVDDFMRPDRIIIGVDDDAAGAIAREKMKKLYAPFNRNHERTIYMDVRSAEFSKYAANAMLATRISFMNEMSNLADRVGADIEAVRRGIGSDPRIGYHFLYAGVGYGGSCFPKDVQALIRTASENGQPLKILEAVEDVNHAQKNVLLDKIEQRYGADLAGRTFAVWGLAFKPNTDDMREAPSRRLIASLLARGATVRAYDPVALDEARRVFALDLHDGPDALARLAFVDSADDALAGADALVIVTEWKEFKSPDFAHLKSVLKAPVIFDGRNLYEPDAMAELGIDYHAIGRPYVVPFSSERE, encoded by the coding sequence ATGAAGATCACCATCATCGGCACGGGCTACGTGGGCCTCGTCACCGGCGCGTGTCTCGCCGAGATCGGCCACGACGTGTTCTGTCTCGACGTCGATCCCCGCAAGATCGACATCCTGAACAACGGCGGCATGCCGATTCACGAACCCGGACTGCAGGAAATCATCGCGCGCACCCGCGCGGCCGGGCGCATCACGTTCTCGACCGACGTCGCGGCGAGCGTCGCGCATGGCGAGATCCAGTTCATCGCGGTCGGCACGCCGCCCGACGAGGACGGTTCGGCGGACCTGCAATACGTGCTCGAGGCGGCGCGCAACATCGGCCGCCACATGACGGGCTACAAGGTGATCGTCGACAAGTCGACGGTGCCCGTCGGCACCGCGCAGCGCGTGCGCGCTGTGGTCGACGAGGTGCTCGCCGCGCGCGGCCTCGAGGGCAGCGCCGAGCATCGCTTCTCGGTCGTGTCGAATCCCGAGTTCCTGAAGGAGGGCGCGGCCGTCGACGATTTCATGCGGCCCGACCGGATCATCATCGGCGTCGACGACGACGCGGCGGGCGCGATCGCCCGCGAGAAGATGAAGAAGCTCTACGCGCCGTTCAACCGCAATCACGAGCGCACGATCTACATGGATGTGCGTTCGGCCGAGTTCTCGAAATACGCGGCGAACGCGATGCTCGCGACGCGCATTTCGTTCATGAACGAAATGTCGAATCTCGCGGATCGCGTCGGCGCCGATATCGAGGCGGTGCGGCGCGGGATCGGCTCCGATCCGCGGATCGGCTATCACTTCCTGTATGCAGGCGTCGGCTACGGCGGCTCGTGCTTTCCGAAGGACGTGCAGGCGCTCATTCGCACCGCGAGCGAGAACGGTCAGCCGCTCAAGATTCTCGAGGCGGTCGAGGACGTGAACCACGCGCAGAAGAACGTGCTGCTCGACAAGATCGAACAGCGTTACGGCGCCGATCTGGCGGGCCGCACGTTCGCCGTCTGGGGGCTCGCGTTCAAGCCGAACACCGACGACATGCGCGAAGCGCCGAGCCGGCGCCTGATCGCGTCGCTGCTCGCGCGCGGCGCGACGGTGCGCGCGTACGATCCCGTCGCGCTCGACGAGGCGCGGCGTGTTTTCGCGCTCGATCTGCATGACGGGCCCGACGCGCTCGCGCGGCTCGCCTTCGTCGATTCGGCCGACGACGCGCTCGCGGGCGCGGACGCGCTCGTCATCGTCACGGAGTGGAAGGAATTCAAGAGCCCGGACTTCGCGCATCTGAAATCGGTGCTGAAAGCGCCCGTGATCTTCGACGGCCGCAACCTGTACGAACCCGACGCGATGGCCGAGCTCGGCATCGATTACCACGCTATTGGACGCCCCTATGTCGTGCCCTTCTCTTCCGAGCGCGAATAA
- the rfaE1 gene encoding D-glycero-beta-D-manno-heptose-7-phosphate kinase, giving the protein MSCPSLPSANKRTALAATARAVPREQIAKSRVLVVGDVMLDRYWFGNVNRISPEAPVPVVHVQRQEERLGGAANVARNAVTLGGQAGLLCVVGRDEPGERIVELLGESGVTPYLERDPALPTTIKLRVLAQQQQLLRVDFEASPTHEVLLAGLARFDALLPSYDVVLMSDYAKGGLTHVTTMIAKARAAGKPVLVDPKGADWARYRGASLITPNRAELREVVGQWTSEDDLRARVTKLREELALDALLLTRSEEGMTLFSNDGELHVSALAREVYDVSGAGDTVIATVATMLGAGLPLVEAVVLANRAAGIVVGKLGTATVEYGELFH; this is encoded by the coding sequence ATGTCGTGCCCTTCTCTTCCGAGCGCGAATAAGCGCACGGCGCTCGCCGCGACCGCGCGGGCCGTGCCGCGCGAGCAGATCGCGAAGTCGCGCGTGCTCGTCGTCGGCGACGTGATGCTCGATCGCTACTGGTTCGGCAACGTCAACCGGATCTCGCCCGAAGCGCCCGTGCCCGTCGTGCATGTGCAGCGGCAGGAGGAGCGCTTGGGCGGTGCGGCGAACGTCGCGCGCAACGCGGTGACGCTCGGCGGCCAGGCAGGCCTGCTGTGCGTGGTCGGGCGCGACGAGCCCGGCGAGCGGATCGTCGAGCTGCTCGGCGAGAGCGGCGTGACGCCGTATCTCGAGCGAGATCCGGCGCTGCCGACCACGATCAAGCTGCGCGTGCTCGCGCAGCAGCAGCAATTGCTGCGCGTCGACTTCGAGGCGTCGCCGACGCACGAGGTGTTGCTCGCGGGGCTTGCGCGCTTCGATGCGCTGCTGCCGTCGTACGACGTCGTGCTGATGTCCGACTACGCGAAGGGCGGCCTCACGCACGTGACGACGATGATTGCGAAAGCGCGCGCGGCGGGCAAGCCCGTGCTCGTCGATCCGAAGGGCGCCGATTGGGCGCGCTATCGCGGCGCGTCGCTGATCACGCCGAATCGCGCGGAGTTGCGCGAGGTCGTTGGGCAGTGGACGTCCGAGGACGATCTGCGCGCGCGCGTCACGAAGCTGCGCGAAGAACTCGCGCTCGACGCGCTGCTGCTCACGCGCTCGGAAGAGGGGATGACGCTCTTCTCGAACGACGGCGAACTGCACGTGAGCGCGCTCGCGCGCGAAGTGTACGATGTGTCGGGCGCGGGCGACACGGTGATCGCGACCGTCGCGACGATGCTCGGCGCGGGGCTGCCGCTCGTCGAAGCGGTGGTGCTCGCGAATCGCGCGGCGGGCATCGTTGTCGGCAAGCTCGGCACCGCGACCGTCGAGTACGGCGAACTGTTTCATTGA
- the rfaD gene encoding ADP-glyceromanno-heptose 6-epimerase: MTLIVTGAAGFIGANLVKALNERGETRIIAVDNLTRADKFKNLVDCEIDDYLDKTEFVERFARGDFGKVRAVFHEGACSDTMETDGRYMMDNNFRYSRAVLDACLAQGAQFLYASSAAIYGGSSRFVEEREVEAPLNVYGYSKFLFDQVIRRVMPGAKSQIAGFRYFNVYGPRESHKGRMASVAFHNFNQFRAEGKVKLFGEYSGYGPGEQTRDFVSVEDVAKVNLYFFDHPEKSGIFNLGTGRAQPFNDIAATVVNTLRALEGQPALTLAEQVEQGLVEYVPFPDALRGKYQCFTQADQTKLRAAGYDAPFLTVQEGVDRYVRWLFGQL; this comes from the coding sequence ATGACCCTCATCGTTACCGGCGCGGCCGGCTTCATCGGCGCGAACCTCGTCAAGGCGCTGAACGAGCGCGGCGAGACGCGCATCATCGCGGTCGACAACCTGACGCGCGCGGACAAGTTCAAGAATCTCGTCGATTGCGAGATCGACGACTATCTCGACAAGACCGAATTCGTCGAGCGCTTCGCACGCGGCGATTTCGGCAAGGTGCGCGCGGTGTTCCACGAAGGCGCCTGCTCGGACACGATGGAAACCGACGGCCGCTACATGATGGACAACAACTTCCGCTACAGCCGCGCGGTGCTTGATGCGTGCCTCGCGCAGGGCGCGCAGTTCCTGTATGCGTCGTCGGCCGCGATCTACGGCGGCTCGAGCCGCTTCGTCGAGGAGCGCGAGGTCGAGGCGCCGCTCAACGTGTACGGCTATTCGAAGTTCCTGTTCGATCAGGTGATCCGCCGCGTGATGCCGGGCGCGAAAAGCCAGATCGCGGGCTTTCGCTACTTCAACGTGTACGGGCCGCGCGAGTCGCACAAAGGGCGCATGGCGTCGGTCGCGTTCCACAACTTCAACCAGTTCCGCGCCGAGGGCAAGGTCAAGCTGTTCGGCGAGTACAGCGGCTATGGCCCGGGCGAGCAGACGCGCGATTTCGTGTCGGTCGAGGACGTCGCGAAGGTGAACCTGTATTTCTTCGATCATCCGGAGAAATCGGGCATTTTCAATCTCGGCACCGGTCGCGCACAGCCGTTCAACGACATCGCGGCGACGGTCGTCAACACGCTGCGCGCGCTCGAAGGCCAGCCGGCGCTCACGCTTGCCGAGCAGGTCGAGCAGGGGCTCGTCGAATACGTGCCGTTCCCGGACGCGCTGCGCGGCAAGTACCAGTGCTTCACGCAGGCCGACCAGACGAAGCTGCGCGCGGCCGGCTACGATGCGCCGTTCCTGACGGTGCAGGAAGGCGTCGATCGCTACGTTCGTTGGCTGTTCGGCCAGCTGTAA
- a CDS encoding ComEA family DNA-binding protein: MLKKLFATVALCAAAAHGWAAVDVNVANDDALRGIRGIGPAKAKAIVDERSAHGPFKDAADLSRRVKGMGGKTVERLQAEGLAIGAARAPAAAAAPRKAAAAGKK; the protein is encoded by the coding sequence ATGCTGAAGAAACTTTTCGCGACGGTCGCGCTGTGCGCCGCGGCCGCGCACGGATGGGCTGCCGTCGACGTCAACGTCGCGAACGACGATGCGCTTCGCGGCATCAGGGGCATCGGCCCGGCGAAGGCCAAAGCGATCGTCGACGAGCGGAGCGCGCACGGCCCGTTCAAGGACGCGGCCGATCTCTCGCGCAGAGTGAAGGGCATGGGCGGCAAGACGGTCGAGCGCCTGCAGGCCGAGGGCCTCGCGATCGGCGCGGCCCGCGCGCCGGCCGCAGCCGCGGCGCCGCGGAAAGCGGCGGCTGCCGGCAAGAAATAA
- the cysM gene encoding cysteine synthase CysM, translating into MAYKTIEDTIGNTPLVQIVRLPDDEIRARNNVILAKLEGNNPAGSVKDRPALSMIRKAEERGRIKPGDTLIEATSGNTGIALAMVAAIRGYKMVLIMPEDLSVERRQSMAAYGAEIVLTPVKGGMEFARDLADQMQREGKGVILDQFANPDNPLAHYEGTGPEIWRETEGRITHFVSAMGTTGTIMGTSQYLKERNPAVEIVGAQPEEGSRIPGIRKWPEAYLPKIFDRSRIDRVENVSQAASEAMARKLAAVEGIFCGISSGGACEVALRVARQVENATIVFVVCDRGDRYLSTGVFPA; encoded by the coding sequence ATGGCTTACAAAACTATCGAAGACACGATCGGCAATACGCCGCTCGTGCAAATCGTCCGCTTGCCGGACGACGAGATTCGCGCCCGCAACAACGTGATTCTCGCGAAGCTGGAAGGCAACAATCCGGCGGGCTCGGTGAAGGACCGTCCCGCGCTGTCGATGATCCGCAAGGCGGAAGAGCGAGGCAGGATCAAGCCGGGCGATACGCTGATCGAGGCGACGAGCGGCAACACCGGGATCGCGCTTGCGATGGTGGCGGCGATCCGCGGCTACAAGATGGTGCTGATCATGCCGGAGGATCTGTCCGTCGAGCGTCGTCAGAGCATGGCTGCGTACGGCGCGGAAATCGTGCTGACGCCGGTGAAGGGCGGCATGGAATTCGCGCGCGATCTCGCCGACCAGATGCAGCGCGAAGGCAAGGGCGTGATCCTCGATCAGTTCGCGAATCCGGATAATCCGCTTGCGCATTACGAGGGCACCGGCCCCGAAATCTGGCGCGAGACCGAGGGCCGCATCACGCACTTCGTGTCCGCGATGGGCACGACGGGCACGATCATGGGTACGTCGCAGTATCTGAAGGAGCGGAATCCGGCCGTCGAGATCGTCGGCGCGCAGCCTGAAGAGGGCTCGCGGATTCCGGGCATCCGCAAGTGGCCGGAAGCGTATCTGCCGAAGATTTTCGATCGTAGCCGCATCGACCGCGTCGAGAACGTGAGCCAGGCCGCGTCCGAAGCGATGGCGCGCAAGCTCGCGGCCGTCGAAGGCATCTTCTGTGGCATCTCGTCGGGCGGCGCATGCGAAGTCGCGCTGCGCGTCGCGCGGCAGGTCGAGAATGCGACGATCGTGTTCGTCGTCTGCGACCGCGGCGACCGTTATCTGTCGACGGGGGTGTTTCCCGCGTAA
- the mltB gene encoding lytic murein transglycosylase B has translation MTFNQPAAPVSLAFRLRFPLAALSLAATLFASAAVAQTQPAATIVAQGQPQPSVPQGQTFEEEIVPQRYANNAKIDAFIADMVARHGFDANALHALFARVSYSATAAKLVMPAPSPAVKNWRVYQSRFLDAVRVNAGVKFWRANQGTLQRASTEFGVPPEVIVGIIGVETIYGRYMGNFRTLDALTTLAFDYPNTPNRDARQATFRKNLEDFLVWTRDSQLDPTSVLGSYTGAVGIPQFLPSSIRDYAVDYDGNGHIDLRASEADAIGSVANYLKQHGWETSRPVVWNIAPDTGSQGVAQAAADGRPEPHWALSQLLRAGLVLDEASVNIASEASTPVTVIDLPTPGRATEYKLGLQNFYVLTRYNRSFFYALAVYQLGERVKAQMEASGELMSAPADAAAAAPAPAAQPPSE, from the coding sequence ATGACCTTCAACCAGCCTGCCGCACCCGTCTCGCTCGCTTTCCGTCTTCGCTTCCCGCTCGCCGCGCTGTCGCTCGCCGCGACGCTCTTCGCGTCAGCCGCCGTCGCGCAAACGCAGCCCGCCGCGACCATCGTCGCGCAAGGGCAGCCGCAGCCGAGCGTGCCGCAAGGGCAAACGTTCGAAGAGGAAATCGTTCCGCAGCGCTACGCGAACAATGCGAAGATCGACGCGTTCATCGCCGACATGGTCGCGCGCCACGGCTTCGACGCAAACGCGCTGCATGCGCTGTTCGCGCGCGTGAGCTACTCGGCGACCGCCGCGAAGCTCGTGATGCCCGCGCCGTCGCCCGCCGTCAAGAATTGGCGCGTCTACCAGTCGCGCTTTCTCGACGCGGTGCGCGTGAACGCCGGCGTGAAGTTCTGGCGCGCGAACCAGGGCACGCTGCAGCGTGCGTCCACGGAGTTCGGCGTGCCGCCCGAGGTGATCGTCGGCATCATCGGCGTCGAGACGATCTACGGCCGCTACATGGGCAACTTCCGCACGCTCGATGCGCTGACGACGCTCGCCTTCGACTACCCGAACACGCCGAATCGCGACGCGCGGCAGGCGACGTTCCGCAAGAATCTCGAAGACTTTCTCGTCTGGACGCGCGACAGCCAGCTCGACCCGACGAGCGTGCTCGGCTCGTACACGGGCGCGGTCGGCATTCCGCAGTTCCTGCCGAGCAGCATCCGCGATTACGCGGTCGATTACGACGGCAATGGCCACATCGATCTGCGCGCGAGCGAGGCCGACGCGATCGGCAGCGTCGCGAACTACCTGAAGCAGCACGGCTGGGAAACCAGCCGGCCTGTGGTATGGAACATCGCGCCCGACACGGGCAGCCAGGGCGTCGCGCAAGCGGCGGCCGACGGCCGGCCCGAGCCGCACTGGGCGCTTTCACAGTTGCTGCGCGCGGGCCTCGTGCTCGACGAGGCGTCCGTCAACATCGCCTCGGAGGCGAGCACGCCCGTCACCGTGATCGATCTGCCGACGCCCGGCCGCGCAACCGAATACAAGCTCGGACTGCAGAACTTCTATGTGCTGACCCGCTACAACCGCAGCTTCTTCTATGCGCTTGCGGTCTACCAACTGGGCGAGCGCGTGAAGGCGCAAATGGAGGCAAGCGGCGAGCTGATGTCGGCGCCCGCCGACGCCGCCGCTGCGGCACCCGCGCCCGCCGCGCAGCCGCCGTCCGAATGA